In the Longimicrobium terrae genome, one interval contains:
- the gcvP gene encoding aminomethyl-transferring glycine dehydrogenase, with translation MDRSALTHTDTFVRRHIGPDDAETGRMLATLGFGTMDDLVNATVPASIRLDRPLALGPERSEFEQIREFREMMSRNRVFRSYLGMGYHDCITPPVIQRNILENPGWYTQYTPYQAEIAQGRLEALLNFQTMVIDLTGLPIANASLLDEGTAAAEAMAVAYGVSGSDKRNTFFVSSLCHPQTIDVVRTRAAARGMDVVVGDHESFDFTQPVFGVLLQYPATDGEVIDYRPFTQRAREEGIVVIAAADLLSLVLLSPPGEWGADMAVGTTQRMGVPMGFGGPHAAYFSCRDEYKRQIPGRIIGVSVDADGGRALRMALQTREQHIRREKATSNICTAQVLLAVMAGMYAVYHGPEGLRAIATRVHALAELLAAGAERLNYRVVHGAFFDTVRIDVGTRAGGILAAARDRGINLRGIDDSSVCVALDETTGVEDVEEVLVALNRGTALPFSIDELVDGLTPEIADGFARRSDFLTHPVFNRYHSETEMLRYIRTLESRDLSLTHSMIPLGSCTMKLNATVEMMPVTWPEVSKLHPFAPPEQTAGYLEMFRQLEADLAEITGFDAVSLQPNAGSQGEFAGLLVIREYLDSIGQGKRTICLIPQSAHGTNPASAVMAGMKVVAVATDASGNVDVEDLRKKADQHADDLAALMITYPSTHGVFEEAIREICDIVHKRGGQVYMDGANMNAQVGLCRPGDFGADVCHLNLHKTFCIPHGGGGPGMGPICVAKHLQPFLPGHPVIAVGGGAAVSAAPWGSPSILPISYIYIHLMGAEGLKRATEVAILNANYIARRLEEHYPVLYRGANGTVAHECIIDLRQLKASAGIEVEDVAKRLMDYGFHAPTVSFPVAGTMMIEPTESEALSELDRFCEAMISIREEIREVELGIMDRADNPLKHAPHTAATVMADEWSHGYSRERAAFPKQFVRERKFWPHVARVNNAAGDRNLVCSCPPMEMYAEV, from the coding sequence GTGGATAGATCAGCACTTACGCACACCGACACGTTTGTCCGCCGCCACATTGGCCCCGATGACGCGGAAACCGGGCGCATGCTGGCGACGCTGGGCTTCGGCACCATGGACGACCTGGTGAACGCCACGGTCCCCGCGTCCATTCGCCTGGACCGGCCCCTGGCCCTGGGCCCGGAACGCAGCGAATTCGAGCAGATCCGCGAGTTCCGCGAGATGATGTCGCGCAACCGCGTGTTCCGCAGCTACCTGGGAATGGGCTATCACGACTGCATCACCCCGCCCGTCATCCAGCGCAACATCCTGGAAAATCCGGGCTGGTACACGCAGTACACGCCCTATCAGGCCGAAATCGCGCAGGGCCGCCTGGAAGCGCTGCTCAACTTCCAGACGATGGTCATCGACCTCACCGGCCTGCCCATTGCCAACGCGTCGCTGCTGGACGAAGGCACCGCCGCCGCCGAGGCGATGGCGGTGGCGTACGGCGTGTCGGGAAGCGACAAGCGCAACACCTTCTTCGTGTCGTCGCTCTGCCACCCGCAGACCATCGACGTGGTGCGCACCCGCGCCGCCGCGCGCGGCATGGACGTGGTGGTGGGCGACCACGAATCATTCGATTTCACGCAGCCCGTGTTTGGCGTGCTGCTGCAGTATCCCGCCACGGACGGCGAAGTCATCGACTACCGCCCGTTCACCCAGCGCGCGCGCGAAGAAGGCATCGTCGTCATCGCCGCGGCGGACCTGCTTTCCCTCGTCCTCCTGTCGCCTCCGGGCGAGTGGGGCGCGGACATGGCGGTCGGGACCACGCAGCGCATGGGCGTGCCCATGGGCTTCGGCGGGCCGCACGCGGCGTACTTCAGCTGCCGCGACGAATACAAGCGCCAGATCCCCGGCCGCATCATCGGCGTGAGCGTGGACGCGGACGGCGGGCGGGCGCTGCGCATGGCGCTGCAGACGCGCGAGCAGCACATCCGGCGTGAAAAGGCCACCAGCAACATCTGCACGGCGCAGGTTCTGCTCGCCGTGATGGCGGGGATGTATGCCGTCTACCACGGCCCCGAGGGGCTGCGCGCCATCGCCACGCGCGTGCATGCGCTGGCGGAACTGCTGGCCGCGGGCGCGGAGCGGCTGAACTACCGCGTGGTCCACGGTGCCTTTTTCGACACCGTGCGCATCGATGTGGGCACGCGCGCCGGGGGCATTCTGGCCGCCGCGCGCGACCGCGGCATCAACCTGCGCGGCATCGACGACAGCTCCGTCTGCGTGGCGTTGGACGAAACGACGGGCGTGGAGGACGTGGAAGAGGTGCTCGTCGCCCTCAACCGCGGCACGGCGCTCCCGTTTTCCATCGACGAACTGGTGGATGGACTGACGCCGGAGATCGCCGATGGGTTCGCGCGCCGCAGCGACTTCCTCACGCATCCCGTCTTCAACCGCTACCACAGCGAAACGGAGATGCTGCGGTACATCCGCACGCTGGAAAGCCGCGACCTGTCGCTGACGCACAGCATGATTCCGCTGGGATCGTGCACCATGAAGCTGAACGCCACGGTGGAGATGATGCCCGTGACGTGGCCGGAAGTGAGCAAGCTGCACCCGTTCGCTCCGCCGGAGCAGACGGCCGGCTACCTGGAGATGTTCCGCCAGCTGGAAGCGGACCTGGCGGAGATCACCGGCTTTGACGCGGTGTCGCTGCAGCCCAACGCCGGCTCGCAGGGCGAGTTCGCCGGGCTGCTGGTGATCCGCGAGTACCTGGACAGCATCGGCCAGGGCAAGCGCACCATCTGCCTGATCCCGCAGTCCGCGCACGGCACCAACCCGGCGTCGGCGGTGATGGCGGGGATGAAGGTCGTCGCCGTCGCCACGGACGCCAGCGGCAACGTGGACGTGGAGGACCTGCGCAAGAAGGCCGACCAGCACGCGGACGACCTGGCCGCGCTGATGATCACCTATCCGTCCACGCACGGCGTGTTTGAAGAGGCGATCCGCGAAATCTGCGACATCGTCCACAAGCGCGGCGGGCAGGTGTACATGGACGGGGCCAACATGAACGCGCAGGTGGGGCTGTGCCGCCCGGGCGACTTCGGCGCGGACGTGTGCCACCTGAACCTGCACAAGACGTTCTGCATTCCGCACGGCGGCGGCGGCCCGGGCATGGGCCCCATCTGCGTGGCGAAGCACCTGCAGCCTTTCCTTCCCGGCCACCCGGTGATCGCGGTGGGCGGCGGCGCGGCGGTTTCGGCGGCGCCGTGGGGCAGCCCCAGCATCCTTCCCATCAGCTACATCTACATCCACCTGATGGGTGCGGAAGGGCTGAAGCGCGCGACGGAAGTGGCGATCCTGAACGCCAACTACATCGCGCGGCGGCTGGAAGAGCACTACCCGGTGCTGTACCGCGGCGCCAACGGCACGGTGGCGCACGAGTGCATCATCGACCTGCGCCAGCTCAAGGCGTCGGCGGGGATCGAAGTGGAAGACGTGGCCAAGCGGTTGATGGACTACGGCTTCCACGCGCCCACCGTCAGCTTCCCGGTCGCGGGGACGATGATGATCGAGCCGACCGAGAGCGAGGCGCTGAGCGAGCTGGACCGCTTCTGCGAGGCCATGATCAGCATTCGCGAGGAGATCCGCGAGGTGGAGCTCGGCATCATGGACCGCGCCGACAACCCGCTGAAGCACGCGCCGCACACGGCCGCCACGGTGATGGCGGACGAGTGGTCGCACGGGTACAGCCGCGAGCGCGCGGCCTTTCCCAAGCAGTTCGTGCGCGAGCGCAAGTTCTGGCCGCACGTGGCGCGGGTGAACAACGCCGCCGGCGACCGCAACCTGGTCTGCAGCTGCCCGCCGATGGAGATGTACGCCGAGGTCTGA
- a CDS encoding type II TA system antitoxin MqsA family protein → MEYCHLCDGEAPLVTVPRTFEASGGPSVTINDTAYQCARCGEVFYGGGMMDESLRRVAAAVRVRDGLLGSEELVAVRESLRHTPARMSEILGVAEDLISKWEQGLFPQPAKVDRAYRRLRGEPDRLPKGVPRSREAA, encoded by the coding sequence ATGGAGTACTGTCATCTGTGTGACGGCGAAGCCCCTCTCGTGACGGTTCCACGTACCTTCGAGGCTTCTGGTGGACCCTCGGTTACCATCAACGACACAGCTTACCAGTGTGCTCGATGTGGAGAGGTATTCTACGGTGGCGGGATGATGGATGAATCGCTGCGGAGGGTTGCGGCGGCGGTTCGTGTTCGGGACGGTCTCCTTGGCTCAGAAGAACTGGTCGCGGTTCGGGAATCGCTCCGTCACACCCCTGCGCGGATGAGCGAGATACTCGGGGTGGCCGAGGATCTGATCAGCAAGTGGGAACAGGGTCTGTTCCCCCAGCCCGCCAAGGTGGATCGTGCGTACCGCAGGCTGCGCGGCGAGCCTGACCGGCTGCCGAAGGGAGTTCCTCGCTCCCGCGAAGCTGCGTGA
- a CDS encoding metallophosphoesterase, which translates to MKIHVLSDLHTEFAPFTPAEVDADVIVLAGDIGVGTRGIPLIREWFPERPVVYVAGNHEFYRESIPRLSEKLEAEAGGTSIHVLENRAVVLHGTRFLGCTLWTDFDLYRDPLRCMGEAQSAMNDFRTIRMLPEYRRFRPTDARVLHERSVRWLARQLDEPFDGTTVIVTHHAPSLRGVNPRYRNDPVTAAYASNLEGMMDGRAALWIHGHTHFCVDFEHGGTRVLANQRGYPDDAVEDFDPALVVDVA; encoded by the coding sequence ATGAAGATCCACGTTCTGAGCGATCTGCACACGGAGTTCGCGCCGTTCACGCCGGCGGAGGTGGATGCCGACGTCATCGTGCTGGCCGGCGACATCGGCGTGGGGACACGGGGGATTCCGCTCATCCGCGAGTGGTTTCCGGAGCGGCCCGTCGTGTATGTGGCGGGAAACCACGAGTTCTATCGCGAATCCATCCCGCGGCTTTCGGAGAAGCTGGAGGCGGAGGCCGGAGGCACGTCCATCCACGTCCTCGAAAACCGGGCCGTGGTGCTGCACGGAACCCGCTTTCTGGGATGCACGTTGTGGACGGATTTTGATCTGTATCGCGATCCCCTGCGCTGCATGGGTGAGGCGCAATCCGCCATGAACGACTTCCGCACCATCCGCATGCTGCCGGAGTACCGCCGGTTCCGGCCAACAGACGCACGCGTGCTGCACGAACGCAGCGTCCGCTGGCTAGCGCGGCAGCTGGATGAGCCGTTCGACGGAACGACGGTCATCGTGACGCACCACGCGCCTAGTCTGCGCGGTGTCAACCCGCGCTATCGCAACGATCCGGTGACCGCGGCCTACGCCAGCAATCTGGAGGGGATGATGGATGGCCGCGCGGCGCTGTGGATTCACGGCCACACGCATTTCTGCGTGGACTTCGAGCACGGCGGAACGCGCGTTCTCGCCAATCAGCGCGGCTATCCCGATGACGCGGTAGAGGACTTCGATCCCGCACTGGTCGTGGACGTCGCGTAA
- a CDS encoding BamA/TamA family outer membrane protein — translation MRLPALILAATLLLAAAPARAQEALPPEVAARVNATLNDAGTDRRSGDTRIGATEILTGSLAVIEGNLELAGRVDGDVVVLNGALTLQAGARVGGRVVVVGGGVQQAPGSRVSGEIATFADPVAYCQMGVRIDVSADGCRTPRTAAAPSAQAGTVDEDGAAADSVVFEEAGADAGAGRRDTIGYVIQAGRSYNRVEGLTLGVGGRYRRGGTNPTRLRAVIITRSEEGPQLGPERWGYDLRGEQFVGGTQRVRLGARAFSVIDPIEDWHLTDVENSLAALFLHSDFRDHYERQGWSAFAGWGRDGGPVRATLEYRSERHRPVATGSPFTLYKNAEPWRPQPLAAAGHLKTLVASATVDTRSESWDPSAGWLVRGSVEQTLSSTLRVDEVLAASDVSDIPDAVDYERGWTAATVDIRRYNRISPSSRLNLRLAAGGTLTDLPLPAQRQHAMGGEGSLPGFGLFELDCGARQSTVQRGTGDDAPTWYLRYGCSRFLTLQAEWRGDLAFGVNYRGDGDETAEAGADGEWSARGLPSFAADLGWVLFVDLGAGWSQEASYRDEDTAIDVGAGITFGDFGVYAAIPVREKYGRGGMNVFVRLAPRF, via the coding sequence ATGCGCCTCCCCGCGCTGATCCTTGCCGCCACCCTGCTGCTGGCCGCCGCGCCCGCGCGCGCCCAGGAGGCGCTGCCGCCGGAGGTGGCGGCCCGCGTCAACGCCACGCTCAACGATGCCGGCACCGACCGCCGCAGCGGCGATACCCGCATCGGCGCGACGGAAATCCTCACCGGCAGCCTGGCCGTCATCGAGGGCAACCTGGAGCTGGCCGGCCGCGTGGACGGCGACGTGGTGGTGCTGAACGGCGCGCTGACGCTGCAGGCCGGGGCGCGGGTGGGCGGCCGCGTGGTGGTGGTGGGCGGCGGGGTGCAGCAGGCGCCGGGCTCCCGCGTGTCCGGCGAGATCGCCACCTTCGCCGACCCGGTGGCCTACTGCCAGATGGGCGTGCGCATCGACGTGAGCGCGGACGGATGCCGCACTCCGCGCACGGCCGCGGCGCCTTCCGCGCAGGCCGGGACGGTGGATGAGGATGGCGCCGCGGCGGACTCGGTGGTGTTCGAGGAGGCCGGCGCGGACGCGGGCGCCGGCCGGCGGGATACGATTGGATACGTGATTCAGGCGGGGCGCAGCTACAACCGCGTGGAAGGCCTCACGCTGGGGGTCGGCGGACGGTACCGGCGGGGCGGCACCAACCCCACGCGGCTGCGCGCCGTCATCATCACCCGCAGCGAAGAGGGACCGCAGCTGGGCCCGGAGCGCTGGGGATACGACCTGCGCGGCGAGCAGTTCGTGGGCGGCACGCAGCGGGTTCGCCTGGGCGCGCGCGCGTTTTCCGTCATCGACCCGATCGAGGACTGGCACCTGACGGACGTGGAGAACAGCTTGGCCGCGCTGTTTCTGCACAGCGACTTTCGTGACCATTACGAGCGGCAGGGGTGGAGCGCGTTCGCCGGTTGGGGCAGAGACGGCGGGCCCGTGCGCGCCACGCTGGAGTACCGCAGCGAACGCCACCGTCCGGTGGCCACGGGCAGCCCCTTTACCCTGTACAAGAACGCGGAACCCTGGCGCCCCCAGCCGCTGGCCGCCGCGGGGCACCTGAAGACGCTGGTGGCGTCCGCGACCGTCGACACGCGCAGCGAATCGTGGGACCCCAGCGCCGGGTGGCTGGTGCGCGGCTCGGTGGAGCAGACGCTGAGCAGCACGCTGCGGGTGGACGAGGTGCTGGCCGCGAGCGACGTATCCGACATCCCCGATGCGGTGGACTACGAACGGGGATGGACGGCGGCCACGGTGGATATCCGCCGCTACAACCGCATCAGCCCGTCGTCGCGGCTCAACCTGCGGCTGGCGGCGGGCGGCACGCTGACGGATCTGCCGCTTCCCGCGCAGCGGCAGCACGCCATGGGCGGCGAGGGCTCGCTTCCGGGGTTCGGGCTCTTTGAACTGGACTGCGGCGCGCGGCAGAGCACGGTGCAGCGCGGCACGGGCGACGACGCGCCTACGTGGTACCTGCGCTACGGCTGCTCGCGCTTTCTGACGCTGCAGGCGGAGTGGCGCGGCGACCTTGCGTTCGGCGTGAACTATCGCGGCGACGGAGATGAGACGGCGGAGGCCGGCGCGGACGGGGAATGGTCCGCGCGCGGACTGCCCTCCTTTGCGGCGGACCTGGGCTGGGTGCTGTTCGTGGATCTGGGCGCGGGATGGAGCCAGGAGGCCAGCTACCGCGACGAGGACACGGCCATCGACGTGGGCGCGGGGATCACCTTTGGCGACTTCGGCGTGTACGCGGCCATCCCCGTCCGCGAAAAGTACGGACGCGGCGGCATGAACGTCTTTGTCCGGCTGGCGCCTCGGTTTTGA
- a CDS encoding class I SAM-dependent methyltransferase, whose amino-acid sequence MSHTHEAGLRARYAVREEDFTHADWTVSVLLPRAADELIDEGEYAVDERLPYWADLWPSARALARHLLDGGADAWRGTRVIELGSGVALPSLALLRMGADALATDWYADALAFARTNAWRNGLGELRTDPLDWHHPPPHEQFPRLIAADVLYEKRNADLLMDLLPRILAPGGVALIADPGRVYAGGFLDGMRALGWEVDVADERREPSAAQAESLVRIHRLRAPE is encoded by the coding sequence ATGTCGCACACGCACGAGGCCGGACTGCGGGCCCGCTACGCCGTCCGCGAGGAGGACTTCACCCACGCGGACTGGACGGTGAGCGTGCTCCTTCCGCGCGCCGCGGACGAGCTGATCGACGAGGGCGAATACGCGGTGGATGAACGGCTTCCGTACTGGGCGGATCTGTGGCCCAGCGCCCGCGCGCTCGCCCGGCACCTGCTGGACGGCGGGGCGGATGCGTGGCGCGGCACGCGCGTGATCGAGCTTGGATCGGGCGTGGCGCTTCCCTCGCTGGCGCTGCTGCGCATGGGTGCGGATGCGCTGGCCACGGACTGGTACGCGGACGCGCTCGCCTTTGCGCGGACCAACGCGTGGCGCAACGGGCTGGGTGAACTGCGCACCGATCCGCTGGACTGGCATCATCCGCCACCGCATGAGCAATTCCCCCGCCTGATCGCCGCCGATGTGCTGTATGAAAAGCGCAACGCGGATCTGTTGATGGATCTGCTTCCGCGCATCCTGGCGCCCGGCGGAGTGGCGCTGATCGCCGATCCGGGGCGGGTGTACGCGGGCGGGTTTCTGGATGGGATGCGGGCGCTGGGATGGGAGGTGGATGTGGCGGATGAGCGCCGCGAGCCGTCCGCCGCGCAGGCGGAAAGCCTGGTGCGCATCCACCGCCTCCGCGCGCCGGAGTAG
- a CDS encoding sigma-54-dependent transcriptional regulator produces the protein MPASILIVDDEANIRRMLGSLLRAEGYRTREAGSGLGALAEVQSEEPDAVLMDLYMGSESGLDALPRLREAAPELPVIMMSGRASLSDAVKATRLGAFHFIEKPLSPEAVLLTLGSALELRKARDLNRALREELGDRDEMVGRSPGVERVRQMIARVAPTDARVLITGESGTGKEVAASAIHYRSGRAGGPFIKLNCAAIPKDLVESEMFGHERGAFTGATERRRGRFEVASGGTLFLDEIGDLSLAAQAKLLRALEQGEIERVGGTETITVDVRILTATNKDLRAEVAAGRFREDLYFRLHVIPLHLPPLRERPGDVALLVDHFMAHNQRRHALRPPRLEAAALEALIRHPWPGNVRELANILERICILYAGTDVGAAEIRAVLAGAGPMPEDAPAYRDDDERSLNERLDDYERQLLTGALDSAEGNVAEAARKLQTDRGNLYRRMRRLDIVR, from the coding sequence ATGCCGGCCAGCATCCTGATCGTCGACGACGAAGCCAACATCCGCCGCATGCTGGGCAGCCTGCTTCGCGCGGAAGGCTACCGCACGCGGGAGGCGGGAAGTGGTCTGGGCGCCCTGGCCGAAGTGCAGTCCGAGGAGCCCGACGCCGTGCTCATGGACCTGTACATGGGCTCGGAAAGCGGGCTGGACGCGCTTCCCCGCCTGCGTGAAGCCGCGCCCGAGCTCCCCGTCATCATGATGAGCGGCCGCGCCTCGCTGTCCGACGCGGTCAAGGCCACGCGGCTGGGCGCCTTTCACTTCATCGAAAAGCCGCTCTCCCCCGAAGCCGTCCTGCTGACCCTCGGGTCCGCGCTGGAACTGCGCAAGGCGCGCGACCTGAACCGCGCGCTGCGCGAAGAGCTGGGCGACCGCGACGAGATGGTGGGCCGCAGCCCCGGCGTGGAGCGCGTCCGCCAGATGATCGCGCGCGTGGCGCCCACCGATGCGCGCGTCCTCATCACCGGCGAGTCGGGGACAGGCAAGGAGGTGGCCGCCTCCGCCATCCACTACCGCTCCGGGCGGGCCGGCGGGCCGTTCATCAAGCTGAACTGCGCCGCCATCCCCAAGGACCTGGTGGAGTCGGAGATGTTCGGCCACGAGCGCGGCGCCTTTACCGGCGCCACCGAACGGCGCCGCGGCCGCTTCGAGGTCGCCAGCGGAGGCACGCTCTTTCTGGACGAAATCGGCGACCTGAGCCTGGCCGCGCAGGCCAAGCTGCTGCGCGCGCTGGAGCAGGGCGAGATCGAGCGGGTGGGCGGCACCGAAACCATCACCGTGGACGTGCGCATCCTCACCGCCACCAACAAGGACCTGCGCGCCGAGGTGGCGGCCGGCCGCTTTCGCGAAGACCTGTACTTTCGCCTGCACGTCATCCCCCTGCACCTTCCGCCGCTGCGCGAGCGGCCGGGCGACGTGGCGCTGCTGGTGGATCACTTCATGGCGCACAACCAGCGGCGCCACGCGCTGCGCCCGCCGCGGCTGGAAGCGGCTGCCCTGGAAGCCCTGATCCGCCACCCGTGGCCCGGAAACGTTCGCGAACTGGCGAACATCCTGGAGCGCATCTGCATTCTGTACGCGGGCACGGACGTGGGCGCCGCGGAGATCCGCGCCGTGCTGGCCGGCGCCGGCCCGATGCCGGAAGACGCCCCCGCGTACCGCGACGACGACGAGCGCAGCCTGAACGAGCGGCTGGACGACTACGAGCGCCAGCTGCTGACCGGCGCGCTGGACTCCGCCGAGGGCAATGTGGCGGAGGCCGCGCGCAAGCTGCAGACGGACCGCGGCAACCTGTACCGCCGCATGCGCCGCCTGGACATCGTTCGATAA
- a CDS encoding type II toxin-antitoxin system MqsR family toxin — MRGTPTYDLQEIQRLVAAGPGSYRITDAARMGAAGLKCREPEILDGVRSLRPEHFYKSMESEQLDGYWQDVYRLPFAGSLVYLKVQIYRNRAVVIQFKRK, encoded by the coding sequence GTGCGCGGGACACCAACATACGATCTGCAGGAGATTCAGCGGCTGGTCGCGGCGGGGCCGGGGAGCTACCGCATCACCGACGCCGCGCGAATGGGCGCTGCCGGATTGAAGTGCCGGGAGCCCGAAATTCTGGACGGGGTTCGGTCACTGCGTCCGGAGCACTTCTACAAGAGCATGGAATCTGAGCAGTTGGACGGGTATTGGCAGGATGTGTATCGCCTGCCGTTCGCCGGCTCACTCGTCTACCTGAAGGTGCAGATCTACCGGAACCGCGCCGTCGTTATCCAATTCAAACGCAAGTGA
- a CDS encoding M20/M25/M40 family metallo-hydrolase has protein sequence MRIDEAAVRRTLAELVRIPSINAAFSGGTTDEREVAAYVRARMDTLGMHTRAHEPRPGRVSVVGRLPGTGGGRSLMLYAHHDTVGVDGMPDPFTPRVEDGRMYGRGAYDMKCGLAACLAAVEAVVTSGAPLAGDLLIASVADEEEASLGMAEVLRHHTADACILTEPTEVGLVVGHRGFCWMEVVVHGRAAHGSAFAEGIDANLRMGRVLAGLEALSVRLLARPPHPVVGPPSLHAATLQGGTGLSTYAARSVLQIERRTVPGETEADVVGEVREILDALAAEDATFRAEVRPLLTRDPWAAHADSPIAAAVEAAAAQVLGARPARGGAPYWMDAALIGAAGIDAVVMGPAGGGAHAPEEWVDLDSVHQTAQILARTAVAFCGGSSEPGRAA, from the coding sequence ATGCGGATCGACGAGGCCGCGGTGCGGCGCACGCTGGCGGAACTGGTGCGGATTCCGTCCATCAACGCCGCCTTCAGCGGCGGGACGACGGATGAACGCGAGGTGGCCGCATACGTCCGCGCGCGGATGGACACGCTCGGCATGCACACCCGGGCGCACGAGCCGCGGCCGGGGCGCGTGAGCGTCGTGGGCCGGCTGCCGGGAACAGGCGGCGGCCGCTCGCTGATGCTGTACGCGCACCACGACACCGTGGGCGTGGACGGCATGCCGGACCCCTTTACGCCACGGGTGGAGGACGGGCGGATGTACGGCCGCGGCGCCTACGACATGAAGTGCGGCCTGGCCGCCTGCCTGGCCGCGGTGGAGGCCGTCGTCACGTCCGGCGCGCCGCTCGCGGGCGACCTGCTGATCGCGTCCGTGGCGGATGAGGAGGAGGCGAGCCTGGGAATGGCGGAGGTGCTGCGCCACCACACGGCGGACGCCTGCATCCTCACCGAGCCTACGGAGGTGGGCCTGGTGGTGGGCCACCGCGGGTTCTGCTGGATGGAGGTCGTCGTCCATGGCCGCGCCGCGCACGGCAGCGCGTTCGCGGAGGGGATCGACGCCAACCTGCGGATGGGGCGCGTGCTCGCGGGGCTGGAGGCGCTTTCCGTGCGGCTGCTCGCCCGTCCGCCGCACCCCGTCGTCGGCCCGCCGTCCCTGCACGCCGCGACGCTGCAGGGCGGCACGGGATTGAGCACCTACGCCGCGCGTTCCGTGCTGCAGATCGAGCGGCGGACGGTTCCGGGCGAAACAGAGGCGGATGTCGTCGGCGAGGTGCGCGAAATCCTGGACGCGCTCGCGGCGGAGGACGCCACCTTTCGCGCCGAGGTGCGCCCGCTGCTGACACGCGACCCGTGGGCGGCGCACGCGGATTCACCCATCGCCGCCGCGGTGGAGGCGGCGGCCGCGCAGGTGCTGGGCGCGCGGCCGGCACGGGGTGGAGCGCCGTACTGGATGGACGCCGCGCTGATCGGCGCGGCGGGAATCGACGCGGTGGTGATGGGCCCCGCGGGCGGCGGGGCGCACGCGCCGGAGGAGTGGGTGGACCTGGATTCGGTGCATCAGACGGCGCAGATCCTGGCGCGCACGGCCGTGGCGTTCTGCGGCGGGTCGTCCGAGCCGGGACGCGCCGCGTAG
- a CDS encoding sensor histidine kinase, with amino-acid sequence MPPRRKPFERRLRKALLLFSVLPSLLLVGVGTFMLSRSVRLNDAVGAWERVGRSGGDLVSRAEQSGDTALARAAAVHRAELEESITNARRWEYLLKRGLVLIPLAGLAAGALLAVLALRASRRIGRRLSAPVEELADWAGMIGQGEPLPAPHGRSKSDEFAVLRNALRRMASELETSRERALEAERARTWIGMARRVAHELKNPLTPIRFALRTLERTAPPREDAREALEVLAAESGRLEELARTFAQLGRMPEGPPSEIDLVEMLDYLRRSHLPAELPSSLRAPDDLPRVQGHHDALSRAFGNLLLNAGEAVQGRPGARVDVVLGMLDGEVQVRVMDAGPGIAPEIVERIWEPDFTTRARGTGLGLALVQQTVQSHGGRVWARTRPEGGAEFGVALPVTADADALSALAASSRSAE; translated from the coding sequence ATGCCTCCTCGGCGCAAGCCATTCGAACGCCGCCTTCGCAAGGCGCTGCTGCTGTTCAGCGTGCTTCCCTCGCTTCTGCTGGTGGGCGTGGGGACGTTCATGCTGTCGCGATCCGTGCGCCTGAACGACGCCGTCGGCGCGTGGGAGCGCGTGGGACGCAGCGGCGGCGACCTGGTTTCGCGCGCGGAGCAGTCCGGCGACACGGCGCTGGCCCGCGCCGCCGCCGTCCACCGCGCGGAGCTGGAGGAATCCATCACCAACGCGCGGCGGTGGGAATATCTGCTCAAGCGCGGCCTGGTCCTCATCCCGCTGGCCGGGCTGGCCGCGGGCGCGCTGCTCGCCGTCCTCGCGCTGCGGGCGTCGCGGCGCATCGGGCGGCGTCTGTCCGCGCCGGTGGAGGAGCTGGCGGACTGGGCGGGGATGATCGGCCAGGGCGAACCGCTTCCCGCTCCGCACGGCCGATCCAAGTCCGACGAGTTCGCCGTCCTTCGCAACGCGCTGCGGCGGATGGCGAGCGAGCTGGAAACGTCGCGCGAGCGGGCGCTGGAGGCCGAGCGGGCGCGCACGTGGATCGGCATGGCGCGGCGCGTGGCGCACGAACTCAAGAACCCGCTCACGCCCATCCGCTTTGCCCTGCGCACGCTGGAGAGGACCGCGCCCCCGCGCGAGGACGCCCGCGAAGCGCTGGAAGTGCTGGCGGCGGAGTCCGGGCGGCTGGAGGAGCTGGCGCGCACCTTTGCGCAGCTGGGCCGCATGCCGGAGGGCCCGCCCAGCGAGATCGATCTGGTGGAGATGCTGGATTACCTGCGCCGCAGCCACCTGCCCGCGGAGCTCCCGTCGTCGCTGCGCGCGCCGGACGACCTGCCGCGCGTGCAGGGCCACCACGACGCGCTGTCCCGCGCGTTCGGCAACCTGCTGCTGAACGCGGGCGAGGCGGTGCAGGGGCGGCCGGGCGCGCGGGTGGATGTGGTTCTGGGGATGCTGGATGGGGAGGTGCAGGTGCGGGTGATGGATGCCGGGCCGGGGATTGCGCCGGAGATCGTGGAGCGCATCTGGGAGCCGGATTTCACCACGCGGGCGCGCGGAACCGGGCTGGGTCTGGCGCTGGTTCAGCAGACGGTGCAGTCGCACGGCGGGCGCGTGTGGGCGCGAACCCGGCCGGAAGGCGGGGCCGAGTTCGGCGTCGCGCTCCCCGTCACCGCGGACGCGGACGCACTCTCCGCCCTCGCTGCCTCCTCCCGCTCCGCCGAGTGA